The Geminocystis sp. NIES-3708 genomic sequence AATACACATATCAGCAATATTAAAAACAGGAAAATTGATTAAACGAAAGTCGAGAAAGTCAACGACATAACCGAACAAAAATCTATCAATTCCATTACCTAAAGCACCAGCTAAAATAAAACCATAGGCTAATTGTTCGACTTTTGATAACTTTTCTCGCCACGCAAAAATTATTAATCCAATGCTTACCAATAAAGATAACCATCTTAACCAACTTGCACCGCCTTGAAAGAAACTAAATGCCGCACCAGTATTTTGCACATAGGTTAAGTGAAAAATGCCTTGCCATAAAGGAAAAGTATCACCAATATTTTTAAAATTGATAACGACTAAATATTTAGTAATTTGATCTAAAATTAGA encodes the following:
- the lspA gene encoding signal peptidase II, which translates into the protein MIKTYGKNYYFWIVAIIALILDQITKYLVVINFKNIGDTFPLWQGIFHLTYVQNTGAAFSFFQGGASWLRWLSLLVSIGLIIFAWREKLSKVEQLAYGFILAGALGNGIDRFLFGYVVDFLDFRLINFPVFNIADMCINIGIIFLIYATIKASN